Proteins co-encoded in one Astyanax mexicanus isolate ESR-SI-001 chromosome 1, AstMex3_surface, whole genome shotgun sequence genomic window:
- the slc25a24 gene encoding calcium-binding mitochondrial carrier protein SCaMC-1 — MYQVLRNFFFTKAHCAAEDATKNFEKLFEKLDVNRDGKVDVAELRAGLADLGFTLGADAAQKIVSSGDSDKDEQLDFLEFCSYLQEHEKKLNLTFKSLDKNNDGNIDYREIQQALKDLGVNISKENAEKILKSIDADGTMSVDWNEWRNHFLFNPATDLEEIIRYWKHSTVLDIGDSLTIPDEFTEEEKTTGLWWKQLAAGAMAGAVSRTGTAPLDRMKVFMQVHSSKSNKISLVSGFKQMIKEGGVASLWRGNGVNVIKIAPETAIKFMAYEQYKKLLSKEGGKIRTHERFMAGSLAGATAQTAIYPMEVMKTRLTLRKTGQYSGMFDCAKKILKKEGVKAFYKGYVPNILGIIPYAGIDLAIYETLKNTWLSLYAKDTANPGVLVLLGCGTISSTCGQLASYPLALVRTRMQAQASMEGAEQVSMSKLVRKILEKEGFFGLYRGILPNFMKVIPAVSISYVVYEYMKTGLGISK, encoded by the exons ATGTATCAGGTCCTGAGGAATTTCTTCTTCACCAAGGCTCACTGCGCCGCTGAAGACGCCACGAAGAACTTCGAGAAGCTGTTTGAGAAGTTGGACGTGAATCGGGACGGGAAGGTGGATGTGGCGGAGCTGCGCGCAGGCCTGGCCGACTTGGGCTTCACTCTCGGCGCAGACGCAGCTCAG AAAATAGTTTCATCTGGGGACTCAGATAAGGATGAGCAGCTGGACTTTTTGGAATTTTGCAGCTACTTACAGGAGCATGAGAAAAAGCTCAACCTCACCTTTAAGAGTCTAGACAAGAACAATGATG GAAACATTGATTACAGGGAGATTCAACAAGCACTCAAAGACCTGGGCGTGAATATCTCAAAGGAAAATGCGGAAAAGATTCTTAAAAG CATTGACGCTGATGGCACCATGTCAGTGGATTGGAATGAATGGAGGAATCACTTCCTCTTTAACCCAGCTACCGACCTGGAGGAGATCATACGCTACTGGAAACACTCCACT GTGTTGGATATAGGGGACAGTCTCACCATCCCAGATGAATTCACAGAGGAGGAGAAGACCACTGGCCTGTGGTGGAAGCAGCTGGCAGCCGGGGCGATGGCGGGGGCAGTCTCTAGGACAGGCACTGCACCGCTGGACAGAATGAAAGTCTTCATGCAG GTTCATTCTTCAAAGTCCAACAAAATCAGTCTGGTCAGTGGATTTAAGCAGATGATCAAAGAGGGTGGTGTTGCATCTTTGTGGAGAGGAAACGGTGTCAATGTCATAAAAATTGCTCCAGAAACCGCCATCAAATTCATGGCCTATGAGCAG TATAAGAAACTGTTGTCCAAGGAGGGAGGGAAGATCCGGACACATGAGAGGTTCATGGCAGGCTCCCTGGCTGGAGCCACAGCACAGACTGCCATTTATCCCATGGAG GTGATGAAGACCAGGCTTACGCTGCGAAAGACCGGCCAGTATTCAGGAATGTTCGACTGTGCCAAGAAAATTCTAAAGAAAGAGGGAGTGAAGGCCTTTTATAAAGGCTATGTCCCCAACATCCTGGGCATTATTCCATATGCAGGAATTGACCTGGCCATCTATGAG ACCCTGAAAAATACCTGGCTGTCTCTGTATGCCAAAGACACAGCTAACCCTGGTGTGTTGGTTCTGCTGGGCTGTGGAACCATCTCCAGCACATGTGGTCAGCTGGCTAGCTATCCCCTCGCCCTGGTCCGCACACGGATGCAGGCCCAAG CGTCTATGGAGGGCGCGGAGCAGGTATCGATGTCAAAGCTAGTGAGAAAGATCTTGGAGAAGGAGGGCTTTTTTGGCCTTTACCGTGGAATCCTACCCAACTTCATGAAAGTGATTCCTGCCGTCAGCATCAGCTACGTGGTGTACGAGTACATGAAAACAGGCTTAGGCATATctaagtga